Part of the Plutella xylostella chromosome 22, ilPluXylo3.1, whole genome shotgun sequence genome is shown below.
acaaacatttaaatctagatttagtgtcaaattttatatggattgacgtttcttaaattgagatttgacactaaatctagatttaaatgtttgtgaaagtggccctaaatgtaacattttttgacattgttttaaaggaaaataaagtataagtaataagtGGGCCCGCTCACCTAAAAGTGTCATCATCCGGGCTGGCGGAGTACTCGGACACGGGGGCTCCACTGCGGCTCTCGTCGTAGGGGTAGTTGGCCACCAGGTCGCCGCCGTGCATGGCCGCGCTCAGCACGAACGGGACTGACATGATCCACCGCATCACCGCTCGCGTCTCTGGCTCCAGCTAGAAGAAGTAGTGGGTTGATAAGGAATCGACGAAAATAGCCTCCTGTCATCTCCGTGGAATGTTAAGGTATCATCGAAGACTCCCTGTCATCTCCAGTTAAATCATCCCAGGAATCCCAGACGCTTTTTTTACATATATTGTGGTATCTAGTAAGTTAAACCATTTCTACATACGCCTATCTACCAGAGGGTTAGGTTGGGATCACCGGTGACCATTTCGCTCGATTCTGACACACATTCATACATATCCCACAATGCCAGTTGGTTATTAAATGGAAACTTCCAACTTAGGCCTCAGAACGTCTTAGTCTTTtgtttcaaattcaaaatatactCACAGGGGCGGTAAGCTTGGACAAGTCCTTGAGCAGGTGGTGGTTGTGGCTGATGCCCTGGCGCTCGAACTCGAACGTGATGGCGTCCAGGTCGGGGAAGTTGCGGTTCAGGTCCACCGAGTGGTTGTTGCTGCGCCCGATCAGGTAGTCCAGGCCACCCTGGGTAAATATGAGGGGAATTATTGTTAGGGCTTGgggttttattttgattatgaTGTCTTTTTAACGTCAGCGTCGCTAAAACCGACTGACCGATTAGAAAGTGTACTTCTGGATAGTTTCAatcaaaattggttcagcTTTGCAAAAATGACATTTTAATTCGGCATCATAGCTGaggatattatatttttttaatcaattcAAATATAATCATATGTTTGTTAATGAATACTTAAAtgaaattgaattgaaatatTGGTAAAGCAAAATTTTATACTCGTTATAaacttagggtgggttgcaccatttaactttaactataacagacgtcaaatctcttgaagattgatctgtctcgccaagagatttgacgtttgtaatagttaaagttaaatggtgcaacccacccttaatTTTCAAATGTCCAACTTACCGTATCAGCGGAGACCTGCCAGCCGTCAGGGTTCATGGAAGGCAGGAGGTGTATCCTGGTGCTATGTATTAGAGCCCTGATCCGGCGGTCGTGGTTCATGTACTGGTCGCACAGGTGGTGAGCCAGCCCTAGCAGCAGCTCCCGACCGAGGACCTCGTTGCCGTGGATGTTGCCCACGTACTTGACCTCCGGCTTATCTGTGCGACATTCGGGGGGTTAAGCAATtgcatttgttattttttttatttatttataatggttTAAGGTGAAGTTTTTACTTACATGGTTGGTGGATCCCCGGATTATCCGAGAATTCAATGACGTACAGCGGCACATTTTGCACGGACGGCTCGGTAAGAGCATAAACTCGTGAAATATTGGGGCACTTGCGATGGACTTCCTCCAAAACTAAGGGTAGCTCCTCATTATTGTGATGTTTCCAAACAAACTCGGCTGTGGCGACCGCAGTAAATGCGAGCACCAATAGTAAATTTAGAGCCAACATTTTAGAGCTaccgaaaatatttttaaactctTGTATTGCACAGTAACCCACAACGAGCGTACGTCACTACGAAATATCGATCGATTTTCCCGCCCCCGGAATAACAACACGCACACATCCAACCACCGCGACGCGCCAACACAATCAAACTGACcgaatgaaatgaatgaatgtgACAATGACGTACGTAAGTGACGTCTTTGAGGGAGTGAATGAACGATGTATTGATCGCCAGTGAGTTGTTGACTGAGCTACTAAGCTATTTAGACAAACATCCGCTAGAGGCGCTTTAGTTGCTGTATAACTTTAGAGAATAGCTGTAGCTAACGTAACGATCTAAGCTAAAATAAAGCTAACTTTTcaccattttgaaaaaaaaatacttaaaaaagttgCATTACTTAacgaaatatatttttagaacCTGAATTTTATTCCACAATTCGCTTAGCCTTTTTGGCTTTTCTTCCTACAAATATTTCTATCATGAACAGTAGGATGGATAAAGCGGTGCCTATAATGTAAAGTGAAAATATTCCCTGAAAAtcaagtttataatattaattcacaATTACTAAagataacatattattatgtaactgaaatgtatttttcttaCAATTAATATCTTACCGCAATATGGTTTAGATCTAAACTTTTAATATCCGCTTCTTTTTTCCGTCTAGAAAATTTCACTCCTAGTTGCACTTTGAAATCTACATAGTTTATCACTACCTGAAAAAacacataggtaagtacaattatttatacctGCTTAGATACTTCAGATAGTTGTTGGTAATATGATCGAACCACTATGCCCAAAGAGTTAGATTGCATTGCTATGGCATATTAAAACACAATATATttatgcaataaagaattaaataaataaatatacccaTGGCTACCCTCTGAAGTCTATTACATACACACTTGCTTATACAATGCCTAAAGCATATAAGAATTTTGAGAAATTTTGTTCTTTCAAAAGACTTAGCGCGTTAGTCAAGTCATGGTttctaatatttataaaattttaaaaactctcTGACGTAAGTTTGAAAACCTATTCAAAAAGAAAATTTTGGGTATTAATCTAGGCTAATACAAATTTATTCATACCCTCCAACCATTCCACCCCACTTGTATTGTCCCTACCTGCGTCTCCCAGGCCTGCAGCAGGCCAGCCTCGTGCAGGCGCCCCGCCAGCTGCGTCAGCTTGTCCACATACTGAGAGTTCTTCCTCGCCATGGCAACTGTGTACTCATAGTAGATGTCCTCGACCATGAGCTGCATGTTCACCATGGCCTCCTTGGTGATGTACTCCGCGATCGCAAAGAAACCTCGAAACAAACAGCActgttttctttttctttcaaaaagttccaaattcaaatacaCTATGCCTACTTTTATGTCTATTGGGAATGTATAGTCAAATTGTGTTGTTTTTCTTTCTATCAGTTCCTAattcaaataatatcaaacttatttacttttatctcATTCggaaatttaaaaagttatggaAGATGTTTCTTACCAGCCGGGAGCTTTTCAATGCTTAGCGCCATGGTTCTCAAAAAGctgtttctttttaatttctcTTCTTCCATTGTTTTAAACTGACTCACCAACTGGATTATTCTTGGCTGCAAAAAAGTattgtgtttaattttatcCCTACTACCTACCATATTTACGTAACAACGTTTGTTGTTTCGTAAAATATAGCCTcaaattcatataaattatttcagCCTCAAGAGCAGTGTAACCTAAACTACTAATACAACGGTAGTTTGCTAAATTCTTAGACTCTCACATCTTGCGACGACTGAATAGAGAAGATCCACGCATTATGCGTCGCGCCCCACTCGAGCCTCGTGTCCAGCATATCCTGGACCGTGTCCACGGCGCCCTGGTACTTGGGCACGGTGAAGGCGGCCGCCAGCCCGCCGCCGTACGCGTTGTCTACCAGGAGACCAGTCACTAGGAGCCAGCCCGTGATGCTGCGCGTGCGCCAGTCCACGCCAGATTCGGGTTGAGACTGGAGGCATAATTCAATGAGTTCAATGGCACTACGTTAgcataaaatcatatttttaaagtCAGCGCTACTTGCATTTAAGTGTGTTATGGTAAGTTGAAAGTTGTAACCGGAGTTAAAAATGCTTGACAATTATAAGAATTTGTTGAATCACCACTAAAACCTCAATCATACTCAACTGAACCAAACAGTCCATTCTATTATATTCCTCTACTATACATAGTCACAGTCAGACCTAAAGaaatctatgtaggtacctagactTACAACCGTACACACTACTGCACACGTCAACGTCAAAATAACACCAATCCCTTTCGGAGATTAAAAATAATCTGAAGAAAAACCTATGAAAAACTAAGATAAAAACCCAATACCTGCGTGACCATCATCCCGAAGGTAGTCAGTAGCACCTTGTCGGAGGAGCAGCCACTAGCCAGGTacagggcggcggcggcgtacACGAACGTGCCCGCCACCGTGCCCCACAGCGGCCAGCTGAACGCCATCAGCGGCAGCTCCCAGCTTGCTATGATCCTACAGATATATGAGGGAGTCGAAGAAGGTTTTTATTCATagtatgaataaaaaatgtatggatAAATGTCTAAATGCTACACTCCGTAAGGAAAACTGATTTTCTGCTCATCTTTGAACCTATAGAACAAAAGCTGATGATGAATACTAATGAGTATTAATAATAGCGAACTATCGCTGCTATGCATTACTGTCGTAATCgaatattatgatgatgaatgtgtagaagacttaaaaaaaaaactctgttACCTTGGCGCCGGTGCAACACATGTGATACCGCTTCTTACAAGTGAAGCAGAAAAATCTAAATGGACGTAAGAGTCGTGCCAGGAGTAAAGAGCacctgcaataaaaaatattaattaattaatgtatacttttattggTCAATTAACGAAGATTAGATGTACAataaggtggacttaatgctagaaAAACTTCTTGCATTGAATCTGCAGGAGATTGACGGAGCAGAAAGTAAGGAAGTGTGCATTAAATTCTAACTTAATATTGTATTGGAAAGTGGTATggatgatattttatacataacatATACCTATTCCGAAATCTGCCCGATCTTCTACAACGTTGCCTAAGATGCCGTTTCCTGTCCCATCCTCAAAAATATCACCCCACTCGTTTTCGTCATCCCGAATTATCTGCAACGTGCAATTCACCCACCTGAAAATAATCTATATTTAAAGGGAGATCTCCTTTCAaacgtataataataaaatcatagaACTTTACTTCATCCATCCATGATGGCTTTATAATTATCCTACTCATCATTATTTGCACTGATTCCTATCGCGCGATCACAATCTAttcagtaagtataatttgaAACTGAAAGTGGTGAGCAATCACAGTGAAGCTTTACGGCCAACATTGACactaaagttaattatttttacaatacaaattatttttacaataattatagattTACAATACTTTACCGACAAAACTCAGCCATAACCCTCATTTCAAGCCCATCGTAGCCTCCTGGCACGGTAGTGTTATCGAGATCAAGTACAACATAAGGCTTGTAAGTAAATGTCGCTAATTTTAGGGTCTTTCCGTGCATATTGGAGATGTCATGGGGAAACAGGTTCTTGTGGGTTTTCAGCTGCTGAGTGCAGGCGTCCCAGGAGTCCAGGTATAGAGGATCGTTGGCCTGAGCATCTGCCCCCACAAACTTGTGAGTTACAATGTCATATGATTCACAATTTTCCGTTGAATTGGCTGGGATTATGAGAAGCAAATTGGCGACCAATGCAATTTCTTTTAATAAGAGAAGATCTAGAAAGACTTTTGGATCGCTTTCTTTATCCATCGGCAGGAATAACAGAATTTTATTTCCTCTGCGAATATTTCCCAAACGGTTTACTTTTTCAAAGGCCGAGATAAACTTCTGTGGGTTGGACATTTGTACAATGTAATCTGAGCAACCCATTTCTGATACAGTCAGAATCGGATCAACTAGATTTTGAGTCTGGTTTATATTCATGTAGGTGATGGATCCTGTTAACATATTAACGTCCAATTGATTTTCAGAAACCACATTTAAACAATAGGATTTGTTCAGATACTGCTGAAATATAATCTTTAATAGTATTTCTATAGGTGCTGTAGATACTAGTAAGGTGTCCATGATTTAAGGTTTATGTAATGTGTTTACGAAGATCCGAATCGGACTTAGTGtaaccatagactaatacactaattactataaaatagaatacacaaaaggtttaaaaaatatttagtaagtaagtagataGTCACTATTATGGTTCCGTTGTACTTATTAAGGATGATCAATTACACTGTTCTTACATATCTTTTTGTACtgttcaatattattttgtcaaCGCTAGGTATAAggcataataaaatgttagaTATTTGTTTCATTAACTAAGGTAATGTTAGCACGAAATGTATCAACGACCTCACATTAAAATTACGAGCAAGAAATCAAGATTTAATGAACATTACACTAAAGCCCGCAACGTAACGACAGACGTAGATAGTCATCTGAATAGGTACATACGGAACCACTAGAGCCAGTAATTGTTAACTAGGGTGCTACACTGTTAAATCATTTCCTTTTTATTTTACCTTGATGCCGATGATTGCTGcgcaaacaaaaaataattttgtttgacAGTAGTCAGCCGTCGATAATTTTTCACAGAATTACTGGGCAATTTTAATATTGTCTGTTTATTACTTAAGATTACGACTTCTAGGACAATATAAACACTTGAAGTCGTTTGATCCAGTCGATCATAgtgaatattatttaaacgGGAATACATGTCATTTGATCATTGATTCACAAACGATTCACGACGATAATCTTATTTGCCTGACTGAGTAATATGGAAAACTAGGAATCGATTaccaggttttttttttataaagtcgATTCTTTTTTCCGTGGTGGCTGGTGGTATTATTGCTCGGATCGTCGACCACTCCGTTATTTAATAAAAGCCTTTTGCAACAGCCTATCTGTTTCATAAACCCGTTGCAATGCAACAATTCcccaatatttataaatgatctGTAGTGGAAATTTCAGAATTTTGAAGTAGTTACACAGTTTGGagtttacttactttttacaACACAAACTAACATACAAAATTTACACACAAAAGAGGTCTCTACTTCTTCGACTTTTTACGTCCCGCAAACATTTCTATCAAAAACATTAGTATAGATCCGGTGACGCCAATCATATACACTGAAAATATCCCCTGAAATATAAATCaagatataaataagtaagtatttataaaatcagTTGAGATAAAATTTgcataatgttatttataagtacagcTCACCACTACATGTTTCATATCGATATCTTTTATTTCTGTTTCTCTTTTCCTTCGTGAATATTTCACCCCAAGTTGAAGTTTGAAATCCAAATGTTCTATGGCtacctggaaaaaatatattgaatacACAAAGTCATAAAAGTTAACTTTCTCCTTATATTTCTCATAGAAATTCGCTTCagctacctacttaaaaactttttaatacatAGAATACGATTTTTACTTTCTACTAAAACAAAGAGTACCTTAATAACAATGTTTAAATTTCGAACCTGAGTTTCCCAAGCAAGGAGAAGCCCTGCCTCGTGTAACCGTCCAGCTAACTGGCTGATTTTGTCCACATACTGTGAGTTCTTCCGGGCCATGATCACCGTGTACTCGTAGTAGATATCCTCCACCATCAGCTGCAAGTTCTGGAGAGCCTCCTTGGTGAGGAAATCGTGAACTGCCATGTTACCTTAAAAAGGGAAGGAACATTTTGTGAGTGCTTCAGGAAAAGAAAATCGTAGTAGACCTATAAAGGTGGACAGATAAAGAATATGTCACACGATTTTGTCTGTAAGAAATAAAGATCTATTTCCATAATTGTGCTAATAAAAGTTATCTAAAACTAGTGCACTCGAGTCATGTTGTTTTTCAGCACAAAGTAACTATGAACGTGCGCCTGAAAACCAATTTTTAATTGCTTACCTGCCGGGAGCTTTTCAACTGCTATGGCCATTGTTCTTAAGAAACTCTGTGTTTTTAAGTCCTCTTCATCCATGGCTCTGAACTGATTGACCAATGCCATTACTTTAggctgtaaaataaaaaaaaaaatattttgcctTCTGCGGACATCATAGCGTTTTTTGCCTTCTACCTTCTTATCTTATCGTCAAATAGCAGGAAAAATAACAATGGCCGACCAACTCACATCTTTCGAAGCCGACATAGAGAAAACCCACGATATATGCGTGGCTCCCCACGGTAGCTTCGCGTCCAGCAAGTCTTGCACGGTGTCTATGGAGCCCTGGTACTTGGGCACGGTGAAGGCGGCCGCCAGCCCGCCGCCGTACGCGTTGTCGATGAGGAGACCGGTCACTAGGAGCCAGCCCGTCACGCTGCGCACGCGCCAGCTGCTCCCAGGGTCCGGTTGTGGCTGTAGAGGATAcgaaagattttttttaagtgcATGGGTTTGAGAAGTGGGGGTAGAAAGTGTCCCATATTATAAGATATTATGAAAGTTGCTGTGTCTATTAGAAGCCTGATTCGGTAAAACGCTAGAAAAAAGGGTATCTGGAAACTAGTGGTTAATACTCATGTCGAGAATCGAGTAAGTACATGAGTACTTTTAATCACCTGTGTAACCATCATCCCAAAAGTAGTTAGCATAATTTTCTCAGATCTGCAGCCCTTGGCGAGGTAGAGAGCGATGGCTGCGTACACGAGGGTGAACACGACTGTGGCCCACACCACCCAGTCGAACGCCATCAGAGGGAGCAACCAGTTCGCTATACTCCTGTAAGGAGGGATGGAAATGTCAGTCCGGATTTAGAAAGGGAAGAAGCACGGCAACGGCATTACTTAACGTAGTGGATGACATAATTTCCTCCCAGGATAAGGGCAAGGGCACACTGCTGACGCTGCTTGATTTCTCCCGCGCTTTCGACACCATAAATATTCCCCTGTTATTGGGGAAATTATCGTACTATGGATTTGAAAAATCTACAGTTAGCTGGTTCAGGAGTTATCTCTCAGATCGGACGCAAAGGGTAATGTTTACAGGCACTGACGGGAAAACTCTATCCTCGGCATTACTACCTGTGACTAGAGGAGTCCCTCAAGGCTCAATCCTTGGACCTatcttgtttattttatattcttcCGATATTACCAATTGTATCAAGCACTGTAACTTCCACATTTATGCTGATGACCTTCAATTATATCTTGCCTGTTTGCCAGGGGATTCTGTGCCAACGGTGAACAAAATTAATGAGGACTTGGAGCGGATAGTAGATTGGTCCAATAAAAACTGTTTGCTTCTTAATCCGactaaatctaaatttatgatattaggctcaaaaaaacaaatactgggaataaaaaattacgatCCTAACATAAAAGTTAACGGCACAAGTGTTGAAGAAGTTACTGAGGCCCGTAATCTTGGCGTACTCTTTGATCAAAACCTTCGCTTTGAGAAACACATTCTTAACGTTGTTAGAAGCTGTTTTTACAAACTCAAAGTGTTATACAAAATAAGACCGTACATTAGTGAAAAGCTGCGTATTCAGCTGTGTGAAGCACTAGTTTTATCAAAGTTAAACTACGCAGACACTGTGTACGGACCCTGTCTGTATGTTAAAACGCAGAACCTCATTCAAAGAGTCCAAAATGCTTGTGcacgtttttgttttaatataccTCCTCGTGCTCGTGTGACCCCATTTTTGAACAgttcaaatttattaaaattatcaagTAGAAGAAAGCTTCATTTCGCTACCCTATTATTTGGGGTTGTTAGAGGTGAAACCCCTGAGTATCTTTACAAGAAACTTACATGGTCACATCAGTTTAATAAGCATAACACTAGGGCCTCCTCCTATCTACTCATTACCCCTGACTTCAGAAGCGCAGCATTTAGATGTAGTTTCCGATACGCAGCCTGTAAATGTTGGAATAATCTCCCCCCTCCCATTCGCGACCTAAAAGGACAAAGCACCTTTAAGCACAGACTCAAAACACACCTGATCTTGTTACAAAAGTTGCAGTCATGAAGTATTCCATGAGTACCTACATCTTTTTGAGTTTGGTTAATgcctatataatatgtatgtgccTACACAAAATGTTAGACCTACCCTTAAATCTAAATGTATAATTGTTGTTTCactgtttataatatattttattgtacctaactaACTCTTGTTTGTTCACTtacttgtttgtttattttttgttgtatgcTTTGTAATTGGTTAATTCAAACGATCGCACTCCTAATCTACGGCGTTCCGTTATCAAAGGatccagctgaaaaccagcgctatagTCCCCGGGATtatagcacatgctgagtctgGAGTCCTTTTCGACACTGAGCAGCAACTAGCACCTAGTGTACCCTACctactaatttattaatatttatttttctagtaattaagtatttttgttacctGTTTTACTGTccatgttgttgtttttgtgtcgaataaagtttttctattctattctattctataaatgGTAATGAATGAAAAAATGTATAGGAATATGCGTCAGGAGGGTTATAATAATCTCTACATTTAGACTAATTGAACCCGAACGAGAGCTGTAATGCTATCGGTACATTacatgcaacgagatagagtcctGGTTAGCACAGCAGCTCACCAAAACATAGACAACGCCATGCAAAGCTAACGCTaacttaaccatttttttttatgtagccaaTTCAGTATTCCACTGCTGGTCAAAGGCCTCCCCATGTTTATTCTACACGAGAGACTTAaccaatattaataaaaaaacaatgttaCCTAGGAGCGGGTGCTATACAGGTCACGCCACTTCTGACCAGCGCTGCTGAAAAGTCTAAATGAACGTACGGCTTGTACCAGGAGAATAGACCAGCTGAAACCAACagaaaacttaaaacttagaAAACTTAGAACTCCTTACgtttatgtacggtggcctgcgcctaaaagtatacaggcggagattttaaaatagcgatctcaagctcacatgctgctcaagcacatccacataaacaccactgctacacacatcacacacaacacgtccccggatttataacagatgtagctggtcccttcatcatcagggatcgctattttaaaaactccgcctgtatacttttaggcgcaggccaccgtactttaAATTTTTCAGTGGTTTCCTTACCTACTCCAATGTCAGCCTTGTCTTGAAGCACATTGCCTATGACCCCGTTGCTAGTTCCGTTTTCGAAGATATCGCCCCATTCGTTTTCATCATcacgaattaattttattgtacaatTAATCCACCTAAAAGTTATtgcattataaatatatgtaatatgtatTGAACTATTTTTGTATACATTGTGTAGTTTTCCGTGGACCAACCGTTACATCCCACTATTGAAAAATGACCAATACGAAAATTTATACAAAAGGAAATTTatagaaaatgataaaaatataaattaaaattaatacttaccGACAAAATTcagtaataattttaaagtcAATTCCATCATATCCACCTGGGTATTTAGTCTCATCCAGATCTAGTATAACGTATGGTTTATACGTAAAAGTAGCTATTCTCAGCATCTTTCCCTGCAAGTTGGAGATGTCATGGGGCAGCAGATTCGAATTGGTCTTCAGCAGCTGAGTGCAGGCGTCCCAGGAGTCCAGGTACAGAGGATCGttcacttcatcatcagcaCCCACAAACTTGTGAGTCACTATGTCGTACGACTCACAGTGATCAGTAGAATTGGCCGGTAGGATGAGCAGTAAGTTGGCTAACAGAGTAATTTCATTTAGTAATAAAAGATTTAGCAGGATTTTAGGGTCGCTTTGTTTATGCATCGGAAGGAAtatcagaattttattccCTCTACGCACTTGCCCCAACTGATTTACTTTTTCAAAAGCGGCTACAAACTTTTGGGGTTGTCACATTTGCACAATGAAGTCGGAACATCCCATTTCGGACACAGTGAGAATTTGTTCATCTAGATTTAGCGCTTCATTAACATTCATGTAATTGATATTAATTCCGTTAAAAATATTCGCGTTCAATTGATTTTCGGAAACTATATTTAAACAATACGATTCACTCAGATACTGCTGGaaaattatttgtaataagATTTCTATAGGTGCCACGGATACTGGAGAGATTTCCATAATTTTCAATCAGTAACGATGACCGTTTAATACAGCGATTTAGTCAATACTATTGTAAAACAAACATCAGTAAATATTGTAAGTGATATTAAAATCATCTCCAGTAATTACTTTGTTAGTAATTAGTGTCAatgtttcatagaaaataatataggtCATATCATAAAGTATAAATAGGTCTTTAGTGCAATTCATCACTAGTTAATGTCTACGAAaaggtaggtaataattataacctaATGGTATACCTTATAAATggttatttcaatatttaatgtaactagcatgattttatttgtaacttatagttgcccgcgagctttgctttgCCTAAAAATATTTCCTCGTGAAAAACAccgttttttttcttaactaATTACATTCCGTGGATAACTCCATGGTTAtccataaattattaaaaccaaAATAGCAAAATAGGTccctttattatttacttgttattgatgattgtaataaaaatagaagtaaaacacaatatttaactgctaataagtaagtaggtatactatgTATAATTCACgtaaaataattagttaataGAATTCAAATGCACGTAGCGTCTTCCTAGTCTTCCTACGCCCTGCTAATATTTCCATGAGGAACAGTAGAGCGGACCCAGCGACGCCGACCAGGTACAGTGAGAATATTCCCTGGAAacataggtacagtcagcaaaatagACATGTTTACCTCCCCAGCACAAAAACTTCCCTTTACGGTAGATAGAGGACATGAAAAATGTTCATGTACTTTATCTGATCAAACTTTGTGCACTGGGGTACATTTGAATATTCGTAATGGATTTCTCTTTAAAGTTACAAGAATTATTACCTAACGGGTGGGTGGTGCAGCTAAGGAGCGTCCTGAAATGGCGTATCATCTATTCCTTACCTACGTGAGACTAGCGTGCATTGGACACTCAAATCTATACTGGTTCTTGTGTTTGTCACAGACACgattagaagaagaagaagttacCACTTACTTACCACAACATGGTCCATATCCAGACTTTTGACTTCTGCTTCCTTCTTTGCTCTTGAATATTTGATTCCTAGTTGGACATTAAAATCCAAATGGTCCAGCACTACctgcataaaatattaagtcatattatataatatcagTCTTTTCTGAGACCACATAAAAAATGGGGTAAGTTATTCATAAGAAAAATTAGGTAATCGGCATATAGCTCTAAAAATCTGCTGGCTGAAGTGAAAATGGGCAATATATTCTGTAGATTGCGATGCCCTCGGGCCTGTTATGAAGAAGGCCGAGAACAAAGGGTTCTGGTGCAACTTAGatgcctatgtgttaatctagGCTGTAAGCtcactccataccaaatttcattaaaattggttcagccgttttgacgtgaagtagtaacaaacatacacacacgtACTCACAAACTTCCGcctctataatattatagtcgGATTGCCTCCATCACAACTAGAGAATACAAGCCCGGGATCACGGTCATTTTCCAGTCCCGAAATTTTAGGGATTCAAATTTGCCAATCCCGG
Proteins encoded:
- the LOC105382853 gene encoding glutamate receptor ionotropic, delta-2-like; this encodes MDTLLVSTAPIEILLKIIFQQYLNKSYCLNVVSENQLDVNMLTGSITYMNINQTQNLVDPILTVSEMGCSDYIVQMSNPQKFISAFEKVNRLGNIRRGNKILLFLPMDKESDPKVFLDLLLLKEIALVANLLLIIPANSTENCESYDIVTHKFVGADAQANDPLYLDSWDACTQQLKTHKNLFPHDISNMHGKTLKLATFTYKPYVVLDLDNTTVPGGYDGLEMRVMAEFCRWVNCTLQIIRDDENEWGDIFEDGTGNGILGNVVEDRADFGIGALYSWHDSYVHLDFSASLVRSGITCVAPAPRIIASWELPLMAFSWPLWGTVAGTFVYAAAALYLASGCSSDKVLLTTFGMMVTQSQPESGVDWRTRSITGWLLVTGLLVDNAYGGGLAAAFTVPKYQGAVDTVQDMLDTRLEWGATHNAWIFSIQSSQDPRIIQLVSQFKTMEEEKLKRNSFLRTMALSIEKLPAGFFAIAEYITKEAMVNMQLMVEDIYYEYTVAMARKNSQYVDKLTQLAGRLHEAGLLQAWETQVVINYVDFKVQLGVKFSRRKKEADIKSLDLNHIAGIFSLYIIGTALSILLFMIEIFVGRKAKKAKRIVE
- the LOC105388226 gene encoding carboxypeptidase E; amino-acid sequence: MLALNLLLVLAFTAVATAEFVWKHHNNEELPLVLEEVHRKCPNISRVYALTEPSVQNVPLYVIEFSDNPGIHQPYKPEVKYVGNIHGNEVLGRELLLGLAHHLCDQYMNHDRRIRALIHSTRIHLLPSMNPDGWQVSADTGGLDYLIGRSNNHSVDLNRNFPDLDAITFEFERQGISHNHHLLKDLSKLTAPLEPETRAVMRWIMSVPFVLSAAMHGGDLVANYPYDESRSGAPVSEYSASPDDDTFRDLAMTYASCHADMASKSRRGCHVTSSDESSTYNFGKQGGVTNGAAWYSLKGGMQDFNYLATNAFEITLELGCEKFPAAEQLESEWERNREALIEFMWKAHSGVKGIVSDDAGFIQNAIISVVNITGPVPRPIRHDVTTGIYGDYYRLLTPGHYEVTASRPGYFPVSRVITVANSRHTPAILLNFKLEPTSNWFDEESSFGGYGHALRDSQPRIYKRSIYDQVAKSIMNNRPEK